Below is a genomic region from Balneola sp. MJW-20.
CTCTGACCACCTCAGTATCTCCGGCGCGATAGAAGAATTCCTGGACCGAGCGCTCACCAAAGCGTGCATTTCGGTATATCAATGAGTCGGACTGCAGCCAGAACTCGATAAACCTTGGTAGACGTACATAGCCGGGTAATTCAAGTGGGGTGCCAATGATGGTGCTTCGGGAAGAAAGTCCTTCCCGGAAGAGGGTCATATTGATGGTGTTGTCCCATTCTTTCTCACTTTGAGATGCTAAAACCGAACGTAGGGGCTTTTCATATTGTGGTTGTTCCCTAAAGACCGAACATAATATCCAGCCAACCTGCTCTGCATTATTTGAGCGGTCATACAGTGGGATCCATCCTCTCCGGAAAGCGGAATAGTTTGAAGCTGCCTCAGTAACAGGCTGACTTCGTATGATCGGCCTCAGGTTCTGCTCCCGTATACGCTCCATTTCAATCGGGATCTGAAGAGAACGAATATCAAATGCACGGGTCCAGCTGGGCGAATCCAGAGTGGAAGTATATTCGGCTATTATGGTACCACTATTGTCTACCAGCTGGGCTGAGATCGAGTAATTCTCCCATTCAGGTTTGATCAGCTGACGGGTGATCTGCCCGAAGTTTCCTGAAAAAGTATTTAGTCCGGTGCTTAACTCGCTGCTGATCTGTCCTGAAAGTTCCTCTTCAAGATCGGTAAGCAGATTGAATACCATGTCTTCAGCTTGAGACTCTTCTTCGCGGGCAAACTCTTTTGCAGACTCCAGAAGGATCCGGTCACGGCGATCAGAATAACCTTCGTAGGCGGTGTAGTGTATGGCGACGGATAATACCATAGAAGATATCACCATCCATCTGAGTCGGGAAGCGTCTTTAAACCATTCATGAAAAGAACTTCTGATCCAGCCGGCTATGATCATCAGCAATTGTATAGAAGCAATGATCCAGCGAAAATGATCCGACAGATCATCAAACAGGGTGATCATATTGACCAGCATAAAGAGAGCCGGCCCAAACAATATGATGATAAGCCATCCCTGCCAGCTTCTTTCCCTGAAGGTGTACAGAATCCCAAAATAAATGCGGTAGCCAAAATAGAGTAATACTACCAATGACACAGATGCACATAGGTAAAAGATCAGCGTTGGCGTGGAAGGTATGAGGCTCAGGTCGAGAAAGGGAAGAGTAGAACCGTCGAACAGGGTGATGATCTCTTTAGATAAAAAGAAGATCAGATATATCTGAACCCCAATTCCCAGTATTTGATAAAACAGTACACGATATAGGGGCGGATCCCGGTACAATTTATCTTTGGAGAAACAATACGCACCCATAATGATCAAAATGGTGGTAATGATCAGCTTTAATATGGATATAGTGAGATCAATGGACCCGCTGATCTCAGGCAGGAATAATTGCCAGGGAATCTGCTCCCGCAGAAGCAGGAAAAAAATCCAGGAAATGGCGACGGTCAGCATCTGAATCCAGAATGAAATTTCCTGATTGGAAAGACGATTCAGGTAAAAGAGGATCAGGCAAAGCCCGCCAAAGATCATAAAGTAGAAAGCTACTCTGATCTGATTCTCCTGGGTCTGTCTTTTCACAATAAAATCTGAGCGGTCACCCGGAAGCGTATATGCAAAGCCAGCTGAGTCGATCTGACCCACTCTTACCGGAGTGAGGTTCTCTGCATCCGGTGGAATAGGATCAAAGAAATCGATATAGATATTATAGTCGTCATCGAGAGCAAGCATCTCTTCCAGACGGTACTCATAGGTCTCACCTATAGGAAGGATATTGGTCTGCTCCAGACGAAATGTGGTGATCAGGTCATATCGGATCAGTGAATCGACTCCCTCCACGTAAAAGGGATAGTGTGACCGAAGGAAATTTACATTATTGTCTCTGTGAACGGATAAGACCTGTCGGTTAGGCAACCCGTTAGGGTATACCGGAACA
It encodes:
- a CDS encoding ATP-binding protein, with the translated sequence MKIFPLNRIWTLTIILSSLLIAYGIFEFFMAGDSFSERNISRAQTQSINNAVNTFNDRRSSFTRSSQELAVQIRNALINESSEESIHSLMTARDQFWGASLFRENELRIWTGFAGTFVPVYPNGLPNRQVLSVHRDNNVNFLRSHYPFYVEGVDSLIRYDLITTFRLEQTNILPIGETYEYRLEEMLALDDDYNIYIDFFDPIPPDAENLTPVRVGQIDSAGFAYTLPGDRSDFIVKRQTQENQIRVAFYFMIFGGLCLILFYLNRLSNQEISFWIQMLTVAISWIFFLLLREQIPWQLFLPEISGSIDLTISILKLIITTILIIMGAYCFSKDKLYRDPPLYRVLFYQILGIGVQIYLIFFLSKEIITLFDGSTLPFLDLSLIPSTPTLIFYLCASVSLVVLLYFGYRIYFGILYTFRERSWQGWLIIILFGPALFMLVNMITLFDDLSDHFRWIIASIQLLMIIAGWIRSSFHEWFKDASRLRWMVISSMVLSVAIHYTAYEGYSDRRDRILLESAKEFAREEESQAEDMVFNLLTDLEEELSGQISSELSTGLNTFSGNFGQITRQLIKPEWENYSISAQLVDNSGTIIAEYTSTLDSPSWTRAFDIRSLQIPIEMERIREQNLRPIIRSQPVTEAASNYSAFRRGWIPLYDRSNNAEQVGWILCSVFREQPQYEKPLRSVLASQSEKEWDNTINMTLFREGLSSRSTIIGTPLELPGYVRLPRFIEFWLQSDSLIYRNARFGERSVQEFFYRAGDTEVVRAATPTVTFQNHIFSAVRLFFFLFIAGLINLIIVSLIKRQNIIDQSKRFRDRLLDRFLIASLFCLMALIFTSNVAINRQNEKNVEDQLLIKTKNLAEGLSSQERENPDATQTNLDRLSATLDADASLFTDKILSFSTAVQIYEQHLIPDLLPWNAHRRIYEQGNQEVINRAVLGDQELLIGYSPWFDEERQIMGVAGIPIFLKAPAFNEQFLSITSYLLMVYVIIFGFFIIVASLISSRLTAPLESLRSGLRKISSGDLETTLPVGSKDEIGSLTNAYNFMVGRLNDVQKDLAEAEREAAWKEMAQQVAHEIKNPLTPMKLNLQHLEQQLRKEDVEFSELKPRIQRVTENMIEQIESLSQIASDFSKFARPIQQDFEELELHEIVRSVTELYEQDEFLRINTRLHKAPLKVMGVKDELRRVLINVIKNAREAMKEYGTITISTDIAAGSDKVYIEIEDTGEGIDPKVQPNIFVPNFSTKSSGTGLGLAISKKIVEEHNGSISFSSTLGMGTTFIIMLPLVD